The following coding sequences lie in one Chionomys nivalis chromosome 8, mChiNiv1.1, whole genome shotgun sequence genomic window:
- the LOC130880334 gene encoding olfactory receptor 2D3-like: MAKENHTYLTEFILLGLSSDHQTQILLFVVFFIIYLLTVLGNLLIILLIHVDSRLQTPMYFFLKNLSLNDLCFSTTIVPKMLVQFLLVEKTISFAGCSMQMFFFLIMGCTESSLLAVMSYDRYIAVCKPLHYSAIMTHRVCVLLVVGSWASGIFVSVVDTTFTLCLSYQGPNLINHYFCEPPALLKLASEETYTAEMVIFAMGVVILLGPVSLILFSYWNIIFTVVRIQSGEGRLKVFSTCSSHFVVVIFFYGSTIFTYMQPNSKKMSEGDKVISVFYSIVTSMMNPFIYSLRNKDMKAALRKVFKREIR, translated from the coding sequence ATGGCCAAAGAAAACCATACTTATCTGACTGAGTTCATCTTGCTGGGTCTTTCTTCAGATCATCAGACTCAGATCTTGCTGTTCGTGGTATTTTTCATCATCTACTTGCTCACTGTGCTTGGGAATCTGCTCATCATACTCCTCATTCATGTGGACTCTCGACTTCAAACACCAATGTACTTCTTTCTCAAAAACCTGTCATTAAATGATCTCTGTTTCTCTACAACTATTGTTCCCAAGATGCTAGTCCAGTTTTTACTTGTAGAAAAGACCATTTCTTTTGCTGGGTGCTCAATGCAGATGTTTTTTTTCCTCATAATGGGGTGCACAGAAAGCTCTCTTCTAGCAGTCATGTCTTACGACCGCTACATAGCTGTCTGCAAGCCCCTGCACTACTCTGCCATCATGACACATAGGGTTTGTGTCCTGCTAGTTGTGGGATCCTGGGCTAGTGGGATATTTGTGTCTGTAGTAGATACCACATTTACTTTATGCTTGTCATACCAGGGACCAAATCTAATCAATCATTACTTTTGTGAGCCTCCTGCACTATTGAAGCTGGCTTCAGAAGAGACCTACACAGCTGAGATGGTCATTTTTGCAATGGGTGTAGTAATTCTTCTAGGTCCCGTTTCTCTCATCCTTTTCTCCTACTGGAATATTATCTTCACTGTGGTTCGAATACAATCAGGTGAGGGGAGGCTCAAGGTCTTCTCCACCTGCAGTTCCCATTTCGTTGTTGTTATCTTCTTCTATGGCTCAACAATATTTACCTACATGCAGCCCAACTCAAAGAAAATGAGTGAAGGAGATAAGGTAATATCAGTGTTCTACTCAATTGTAACATCTATGATGAATCCATTCATTTATAGCCTAAGGAACAAGGATATGAAGGCAGCATTaagaaaagtatttaaaagagAGATAAGATAA
- the LOC130880329 gene encoding olfactory receptor 2D3-like, which translates to MGDDNKSSVTEFIFLGLSQEPQTQALLFFLFLLIYLLTVLGNLLIIVLIHSDPRLHTPMYFFLRNLSFADLCFSTTTVPQVLVHFLVKKKTISFAGCSTQLVVLLLVGCTDCALLAVMSYDRYVAVCKPLHYPTIMTHWVCVQLAAGSWASGAFVSMVDATFTLRLPYRGSNVINHFFCEPPALLKLASADTYSTEMAIFAMGVIILLAPVSLILISYWNIISTVIQMQSGEGRLKVFSTCSSHLIVVGLFYGSAIFAYMRPNSKIMNEKDKMISVFYSTVTPMLNPIIYSLRNKDVKGAFRRITSR; encoded by the coding sequence ATGGGTGACGACAACAAATCGTCTGTGACAGAATTCATCTTCCTGGGCCTCTCACAGGAGCCACAGACGCAagccctgctcttcttcctctttctcctcatctACCTGCTCACGGTGCTGGGAAATCTGCTGATCATTGTGCTCATCCACTCAGACCCCAGACtccacactcccatgtacttcttccttagGAACCTGTCCTTTGCCGATCTCTGCTTTTCTACCACCACAGTTCCCCAGGTGCTTGTGCACTTCCTGGTGAAGAAAAAGACCATTTCTTTTGCTGGATGCTCAACACAGTTAGTTGTGTTACTTCTGGTAGGATGTACAGATTGTGCACTCCTGGCAGTGATGTCCTATGACCGGTATGTTGCTGTCTGCAAGCCTCTGCACTACCCCACCATCATGACACACTGGGTCTGTGTCCAGCTGGCTGCAGGGTCCTGGGCCAGTGGTGCATTTGTGTCCATGGTAGATGCCACCTTCACTTTGCGTCTCCCTTACCGAGGAAGCAATGTCATTAACCACTTTTTCTGTGAACCTCCTGCCCTCCTGAAGCTGGCTTCAGCAGACACCTACAGCACAGAAATGGCCATCTTTGCAATGGGTGTGATAATCCTCCTAGCTCCTGTCTCCCTCATCCTCATTTCCTATTGGAACATCATCTCCACTGTGATCCAGATGCAGTCTGGGGAGGGGAGGCTCAAAGTCTTCTCCACCTGCAGTTCCCACCTCATTGTTGTTGGTCTCTTCTATGGCTCAGCAATATTTGCCTACATGAGACCAAACTCCAAGATAATGaatgaaaaggataaaatgaTTTCAGTGTTTTATTCAACAGTGACCCCCATGCTTAATCCTATCATTTACAGCCTGAGAAACAAGGATGTTAAAGGGGCTTTCAGGAGAATAACTTCTAGatag